One Halorientalis litorea DNA segment encodes these proteins:
- a CDS encoding ZIP family metal transporter, whose amino-acid sequence MGLLANLVLVFVAGFVTALATGLGALPFFFIEDVSDRLQVVLWGLASGIMVSASVFGLVMEGLAEADGQFDVWLMVGGLLAGVVLVVVANRLISDHHFDPKEYAEADFQKLVLILGVLTVHSFPEGVAVGVSFAELNLAGGLTLGPFVVPILALFMTIAISIHNIPEGVAISIPLQSMGVSPPRMVWWAVFSSLPQPIGAVLAFAFVRIARDFLPAGFGFAAGAMVFLVLTEFIPEALDRGAGLPGRGYRELVSGLVVGIVVMVPLAFLGG is encoded by the coding sequence ATGGGCTTGCTAGCCAACCTAGTGCTGGTGTTCGTTGCCGGATTCGTAACCGCGCTGGCGACGGGGTTGGGCGCGCTCCCGTTCTTCTTCATCGAGGACGTGAGCGACCGGTTGCAGGTAGTGCTGTGGGGGTTGGCGTCGGGCATCATGGTCTCTGCGTCCGTGTTCGGGTTGGTGATGGAGGGGTTGGCGGAGGCCGACGGACAGTTCGACGTGTGGTTGATGGTCGGCGGGTTGCTCGCGGGCGTCGTGTTGGTCGTCGTCGCGAACCGCCTCATCTCCGACCATCACTTCGACCCGAAGGAGTACGCGGAGGCGGACTTCCAGAAACTCGTGTTGATACTCGGGGTGCTGACGGTCCACAGCTTCCCGGAGGGTGTCGCCGTCGGCGTCTCCTTCGCCGAACTGAACCTCGCCGGCGGCCTCACGCTCGGCCCGTTCGTCGTCCCCATCCTCGCACTGTTTATGACTATCGCCATCTCCATCCACAACATCCCCGAAGGCGTCGCCATCTCCATTCCGCTGCAGTCGATGGGCGTCTCCCCGCCGCGGATGGTCTGGTGGGCCGTCTTCTCCAGTCTCCCCCAGCCAATCGGTGCGGTGTTGGCCTTCGCGTTCGTCCGCATCGCTCGTGACTTCTTGCCCGCCGGCTTCGGGTTCGCCGCGGGCGCGATGGTGTTTCTCGTCCTCACCGAGTTCATCCCCGAAGCACTCGACCGCGGCGCGGGACTCCCGGGCCGCGGCTACCGCGAACTCGTCTCCGGCCTCGTCGTCGGCATCGTGGTGATGGTGCCACTGGCGTTCCTCGGCGGGTAG
- a CDS encoding sulfurtransferase encodes MSDVVVPADWVAERLDEVAVVDVRDAWEFDSIGHVPGAVNVPFDEFRAGDDAEAGMLPGGQAFADLCSAAGISREDHVVAYDDMHGVFAARFLVTAELYGHDPAKLHLLDGDFSSWRLEHETTSDATAVEPTTYEVSDPATTDTPLVDADEVAAVSDRVTTEGEDARTVIVDTREGWEYEEGHIPGAVQLDWRELVDDETRGLKSRATLESVLEARGITRDRRVLLYCNTARRISHTYTVLRHLGYDDLAFYEGSLTEWEAEGRAVREGEAE; translated from the coding sequence ATGAGCGATGTCGTCGTTCCGGCGGACTGGGTGGCCGAGCGGTTGGACGAGGTTGCCGTCGTGGACGTGCGGGACGCGTGGGAGTTCGACAGCATCGGCCACGTCCCCGGGGCGGTGAACGTCCCGTTCGACGAGTTCCGGGCGGGCGACGACGCCGAGGCGGGGATGCTCCCCGGCGGGCAGGCGTTCGCGGACCTGTGTTCTGCGGCGGGCATCTCCCGCGAGGACCACGTCGTCGCCTACGACGACATGCACGGCGTCTTCGCGGCTCGCTTTCTCGTCACCGCGGAGTTGTACGGCCACGACCCGGCGAAGCTCCACTTGCTGGACGGTGACTTCTCCTCGTGGCGACTCGAACACGAGACGACGAGTGACGCCACCGCCGTCGAACCGACGACCTACGAGGTGTCCGACCCGGCCACCACCGACACGCCGCTGGTGGACGCCGACGAGGTGGCGGCAGTCTCCGACCGCGTGACGACCGAGGGGGAGGACGCCCGGACCGTCATCGTAGACACCCGGGAGGGCTGGGAGTACGAGGAGGGACACATCCCGGGCGCGGTTCAGTTGGACTGGCGGGAACTGGTCGACGACGAGACGCGGGGACTCAAGTCCCGTGCGACGCTGGAGTCGGTCCTCGAAGCACGCGGTATCACTCGCGACCGACGGGTACTGTTGTACTGCAACACCGCGCGCCGCATCAGCCACACCTACACCGTCCTCCGGCACCTCGGGTACGACGACCTCGCCTTCTACGAGGGGAGTCTGACCGAGTGGGAGGCGGAAGGGCGGGCAGTACGTGAGGGCGAGGCCGAGTGA
- a CDS encoding 50S ribosomal protein L39e: MGKKSKAKKKRLAKLDRQNSRMPAWVMMKTDRDVTRNHKRRNWRRSDTDE, encoded by the coding sequence ATGGGTAAGAAGTCGAAGGCGAAGAAGAAGCGACTCGCCAAACTCGACCGACAGAACTCGCGGATGCCCGCGTGGGTCATGATGAAGACGGACCGCGACGTGACGCGCAACCACAAGCGCCGCAACTGGCGGCGGAGCGACACTGACGAATAA
- a CDS encoding DUF2391 family protein, with translation MSRRRYRVADTAQQTVGGFLLAGPFVVTEEVWVLAAQMSTAHTLAVVAIVFSIGYGALYKADATRDIDREAEVGGIPIRFISLMVVAYGSVTVLAVALTAPTTFLVNGEILTDPTTTSVALTTARAVAVGAIFSVVGAATADSVF, from the coding sequence ATGAGCAGACGACGGTACCGCGTCGCCGACACCGCCCAGCAGACGGTCGGTGGGTTCCTGCTCGCGGGACCGTTCGTCGTCACCGAAGAAGTGTGGGTCCTCGCCGCGCAGATGAGTACCGCCCACACGCTCGCCGTCGTCGCCATCGTCTTCAGCATCGGCTACGGCGCGCTGTACAAGGCCGACGCCACCCGCGACATCGACCGGGAGGCCGAGGTCGGTGGCATCCCCATCCGTTTCATCTCGCTGATGGTCGTCGCGTACGGGTCGGTCACCGTTCTCGCCGTCGCCCTCACCGCACCGACGACGTTTCTGGTGAACGGCGAAATCCTCACCGACCCGACCACCACGAGCGTCGCCCTGACGACTGCCAGAGCCGTCGCCGTCGGAGCCATCTTCAGCGTCGTCGGCGCGGCGACGGCCGACTCCGTCTTCTGA
- a CDS encoding acyl-CoA thioesterase, translated as MDEFAFVADMAVRFRDLDPWDHVNNAVYGTYLEQARIEYMDEVLADTVGSRTFVLVHQELTYDAPITYGQDLTVAVRASEMGTSSLTFTYEVRADGEAVATAETTQVYMDDEEPAPLPETWREAIRDFEPGLA; from the coding sequence ATGGACGAGTTCGCGTTCGTCGCCGACATGGCGGTTCGCTTCCGTGATTTGGACCCGTGGGACCACGTCAACAACGCCGTCTACGGGACCTACCTCGAACAGGCCCGCATCGAGTACATGGACGAGGTGCTCGCCGACACCGTCGGGAGCAGGACGTTCGTCCTCGTCCATCAGGAACTCACCTACGACGCCCCCATCACTTACGGCCAAGACCTCACCGTCGCCGTCCGTGCCAGCGAGATGGGCACGTCGAGTCTCACGTTCACCTACGAGGTGCGGGCCGACGGCGAAGCCGTCGCCACCGCCGAGACGACACAAGTCTACATGGACGACGAGGAGCCGGCACCCCTGCCGGAGACGTGGCGCGAGGCTATCCGAGACTTCGAACCCGGCCTCGCCTGA
- a CDS encoding sulfurtransferase encodes MTEYAKDVLVSPEWVEDRLDEFQSDDPAHRLVEVDVDTELYDESHAPGAIGFNWETDLQDQTTRDILSKEEFEERMGSHGISEDSSVVLYGDNANWFAAYTYWQFKYYGHDDVKLLDGGREYWVENDYPLTDEGPDFSAVDYEASGPRESIRAYREDVENAIERGVPLVDVRSPEEFSGEILAPPGLQETAQRGGHIPGARNISWAAVTNDDGTFKDADEIEALYAEEGIDGDSTTVAYCRIGERSSVAWFALHELLGYEDTINYDGSWTEWGNLVGAPIEKGEADD; translated from the coding sequence ATGACTGAGTACGCCAAAGACGTCCTCGTCTCACCGGAGTGGGTCGAGGACCGACTCGACGAGTTCCAGAGCGACGACCCGGCCCACCGACTGGTCGAGGTGGACGTGGACACCGAACTGTACGACGAGAGCCACGCCCCGGGAGCCATCGGCTTCAACTGGGAGACGGACCTGCAGGACCAGACGACTCGCGACATCCTCTCGAAAGAGGAGTTCGAGGAGCGGATGGGCAGCCACGGCATCAGCGAGGATTCGAGCGTCGTCCTCTACGGTGACAACGCCAACTGGTTCGCGGCCTACACCTACTGGCAGTTCAAGTACTACGGCCACGACGACGTGAAACTGCTCGACGGCGGCCGCGAGTACTGGGTCGAGAACGACTACCCCCTCACGGACGAGGGTCCGGACTTCTCGGCCGTGGACTACGAAGCCTCCGGCCCGCGCGAGTCAATCCGCGCCTACCGCGAAGATGTCGAGAACGCTATCGAGCGCGGCGTTCCGCTCGTGGACGTTCGCTCGCCCGAGGAGTTCTCCGGCGAGATTCTCGCGCCCCCGGGCCTGCAGGAGACGGCCCAGCGCGGCGGCCACATCCCCGGCGCGCGCAACATCTCGTGGGCCGCCGTCACGAACGACGACGGCACGTTCAAGGACGCCGACGAAATCGAGGCCCTCTACGCCGAGGAAGGCATCGACGGCGACAGCACCACCGTCGCCTACTGCCGCATCGGCGAACGCTCCTCGGTCGCCTGGTTCGCGCTCCACGAACTGCTCGGCTACGAGGACACCATCAACTACGACGGGTCCTGGACCGAGTGGGGCAATCTGGTCGGCGCGCCGATAGAGAAGGGCGAGGCCGACGACTAA
- a CDS encoding mandelate racemase/muconate lactonizing enzyme family protein: MQITGVTQHDLEYVAEGSFRPTWIPGYPQGTHEVALFEVETDAGITGYGAMPSFAGGLDFADPLSYFLLGEDPRDVEGILRRLESFHLLGPRPWGVEIALWDIIGKDAGKPVYELLGGTESEIPVYASTGEVKPAEERIEYVADAVDAGFGAVKLRVTDPDHIDIVRAVRDAFPDLPLMVDANKGWAVRVMEDERQWSFREALDFARGLEEVGNVRWLEEPLPRRDYDGYARLREAVDVPIAGGEFNDGIHHFREFVKQGSLDVLQPDAALATGIKRANEVAAMARQHGLEYVPHTWTNGVGFVANLHVMAANDSPWCEFPNEPPWTPEVRDFLLTDTIDHDDGVVTPPDGPGLGVDIAPEYLDG, translated from the coding sequence ATGCAGATAACTGGTGTCACACAACACGACTTGGAGTACGTCGCCGAGGGGAGTTTCCGGCCGACGTGGATTCCGGGCTATCCGCAGGGCACCCACGAGGTGGCCCTCTTCGAAGTCGAAACCGACGCGGGGATTACCGGCTACGGCGCGATGCCGAGTTTCGCCGGCGGCCTCGACTTCGCCGACCCGCTCTCGTATTTCTTGCTCGGCGAGGACCCGCGAGACGTGGAAGGCATCCTCCGACGACTGGAGAGTTTCCATCTCCTCGGTCCGCGGCCGTGGGGCGTCGAGATAGCACTCTGGGACATCATCGGCAAGGACGCGGGCAAACCCGTCTACGAACTCCTCGGAGGGACGGAGAGCGAGATACCGGTGTACGCCTCCACCGGCGAGGTGAAACCCGCCGAGGAACGAATCGAGTACGTCGCCGACGCCGTAGACGCGGGGTTCGGTGCGGTCAAACTCCGCGTGACCGACCCCGACCACATCGACATCGTGCGCGCGGTGCGCGACGCTTTCCCGGACCTGCCGCTGATGGTCGACGCCAACAAGGGGTGGGCGGTGCGTGTGATGGAGGACGAACGGCAGTGGTCGTTCCGCGAGGCACTCGACTTCGCCCGCGGACTGGAGGAGGTGGGGAACGTCCGGTGGCTGGAGGAACCGCTCCCCCGACGGGACTACGACGGCTACGCCCGTCTCCGCGAGGCCGTGGACGTGCCCATCGCCGGCGGGGAGTTCAACGACGGCATCCATCACTTCCGGGAGTTCGTGAAACAGGGCTCGCTCGACGTGTTACAACCGGACGCCGCCCTCGCCACGGGCATCAAGCGCGCGAACGAGGTAGCGGCGATGGCCCGCCAGCACGGCCTGGAGTACGTCCCGCACACGTGGACCAACGGCGTCGGCTTCGTCGCCAACCTCCACGTCATGGCCGCCAACGACTCGCCGTGGTGTGAGTTCCCGAACGAACCACCGTGGACGCCCGAGGTTCGTGACTTCCTGCTGACCGACACTATCGACCACGACGACGGCGTCGTCACGCCGCCGGACGGGCCGGGCTTGGGCGTCGACATCGCCCCCGAGTATCTCGACGGGTGA
- a CDS encoding class I SAM-dependent methyltransferase encodes MGAPEEFDRWAAAGRDKGMEERHWHTAKHALARMPVEPGDTVLDLGCGSGYAGRALRATEDAGRVYGLDAAPEMARNARGYTDDPRVTYLVGDFEHLPLATDSVDHCFSMEAFYYATDPHAALRELRRVLRPGGTFYCAVNFYEENVHSHHWPEMVGVPMTRWSASEYRAAFESAGLHVAGQDRIPDRETEIPPADAFPTEDWETRAAMVERYREFGTLLTVGVVC; translated from the coding sequence ATGGGCGCGCCAGAGGAGTTCGACCGGTGGGCGGCAGCGGGCCGCGACAAGGGCATGGAGGAGCGGCACTGGCACACCGCAAAGCACGCGCTGGCGCGGATGCCGGTCGAACCCGGCGACACCGTCCTCGATTTGGGTTGTGGGAGCGGCTACGCCGGCCGGGCACTCCGAGCGACCGAAGACGCGGGGCGGGTCTACGGACTGGACGCCGCGCCGGAGATGGCACGCAACGCCCGCGGCTACACCGACGACCCGCGGGTGACGTACCTCGTCGGCGACTTCGAACATCTCCCGCTCGCCACCGACAGCGTCGACCACTGCTTCTCGATGGAGGCGTTCTACTACGCTACCGACCCCCACGCCGCGCTCCGGGAACTCCGCCGCGTCCTCCGGCCGGGCGGCACGTTCTACTGCGCCGTGAACTTCTACGAGGAGAACGTCCACTCTCACCACTGGCCCGAGATGGTCGGCGTCCCGATGACTCGCTGGAGTGCGAGCGAGTACCGCGCGGCGTTCGAGTCGGCTGGCTTGCACGTCGCCGGACAGGACCGGATACCCGACCGGGAAACGGAGATACCGCCCGCCGATGCGTTTCCAACCGAAGACTGGGAGACACGCGCTGCCATGGTGGAGCGATACCGAGAGTTCGGCACTCTCCTCACTGTTGGCGTCGTCTGTTGA
- a CDS encoding aminotransferase class V-fold PLP-dependent enzyme — protein MPESAPLDTEQVRADFPILQREFGGEQLVYLDNAATSQTPDQVVDSIVDYYHNYNANVHRGLHQLSQEASIAYEDAHDRVAEFIGAEGREEIVFNKNATESLNTVAYAWGLSELGPGDEVVLTEMEHHASLVTWQQIAKRTGAEVKYIRVDDEGYLDMDHARELVTDDTEMLSVVHVSNTLGTVNPIADLADLAHDHDALIFADGCQSVPHMPVDVSELDVDFFAFSGHKMCGPTGIGVLYGKEHVLDEMQPYLYGGEMIRKVTFEDATWNELPWKFEAGTPPIAQGIALAEACDYLDDIGMEAVHRHGTRLSEYAYDRLSEFEDIDIYGPPGDDRAALVAFNLDVVHAHDTSEILNEFAVAVRAGDHCTQPLHDKLGVAASARASFYIYNTREEVDKLVNALDEARQLFA, from the coding sequence ATCCCCGAGTCAGCACCGCTGGACACCGAACAGGTCCGCGCGGACTTCCCGATTCTACAGCGGGAGTTCGGCGGCGAGCAGTTGGTGTATCTGGACAACGCCGCGACGAGTCAGACGCCGGACCAGGTGGTCGATAGCATCGTCGACTACTACCACAACTACAACGCGAACGTCCACCGCGGCCTCCACCAACTCTCACAGGAGGCCTCCATCGCCTACGAGGACGCCCACGACCGGGTCGCCGAGTTCATCGGGGCCGAGGGCCGCGAGGAGATCGTCTTCAACAAGAACGCCACCGAGTCGTTGAACACCGTTGCCTACGCGTGGGGCCTCTCTGAACTCGGCCCCGGCGACGAGGTTGTGCTCACGGAGATGGAACACCACGCGTCGTTGGTGACGTGGCAACAGATCGCCAAGCGAACCGGTGCCGAGGTGAAGTACATCAGAGTCGACGACGAGGGGTACCTCGACATGGACCACGCCCGCGAGTTGGTCACCGACGATACGGAGATGCTGTCCGTGGTCCACGTCTCGAACACGCTGGGGACCGTCAACCCCATCGCGGACCTCGCCGACCTCGCCCACGACCACGACGCGTTGATATTCGCCGACGGCTGTCAGTCGGTGCCGCACATGCCCGTCGACGTGTCGGAGTTGGACGTCGATTTCTTCGCCTTCTCCGGGCACAAGATGTGCGGTCCGACCGGTATCGGTGTCCTGTACGGGAAAGAGCACGTCCTAGACGAGATGCAGCCGTACCTCTACGGTGGGGAGATGATTCGGAAGGTTACCTTCGAGGACGCTACGTGGAACGAGCTGCCTTGGAAGTTCGAGGCGGGTACCCCGCCGATTGCGCAGGGTATCGCCCTCGCAGAGGCGTGTGACTACCTCGACGACATCGGCATGGAGGCCGTCCACCGCCACGGGACGCGGCTGAGCGAGTACGCCTACGACCGACTCTCGGAGTTCGAGGACATCGACATCTACGGTCCGCCGGGCGACGACCGCGCGGCACTCGTCGCGTTCAACCTCGATGTGGTCCACGCCCACGACACCTCCGAAATCCTCAACGAGTTCGCCGTCGCCGTCCGCGCCGGCGACCACTGCACGCAGCCGCTCCACGACAAACTGGGCGTCGCCGCCTCCGCCCGGGCGTCGTTCTACATCTACAACACGAGAGAAGAAGTCGACAAACTCGTGAACGCGCTGGACGAGGCACGGCAGTTGTTCGCGTGA
- a CDS encoding tetratricopeptide repeat protein: protein MTDRERDDHEFSSGQGLPDEFEEFDLDPPELAVDPDKVDPVDARVVTDMLDDRNLASEEVDAEQLLDVALNYMQIHRFEQAADAFERTARFAEDEGIEQEAWVNKGVAHAEIEEYDLAIGAYREALDIDDSSEYAATAETNLAYALWESGRSEQALEHAERAVELDERFARAWYNRGFFLLERGLAEDALNSFDNAIRLGHRSVDILEEKARALEELGKHERAEEVAQEAEERRQQAEEELVSE from the coding sequence ATGACAGACCGAGAGCGCGACGACCACGAGTTCTCCAGCGGGCAGGGGCTGCCCGACGAGTTCGAGGAGTTCGACCTCGACCCGCCGGAACTCGCGGTCGACCCCGACAAGGTAGACCCCGTCGACGCACGCGTCGTCACGGACATGCTCGACGACCGGAACCTCGCCAGCGAGGAGGTCGACGCCGAACAGTTGCTCGACGTGGCGTTGAACTACATGCAGATTCACCGCTTCGAGCAGGCCGCCGACGCCTTCGAGCGGACCGCCCGCTTCGCCGAGGACGAGGGTATCGAACAGGAGGCGTGGGTCAACAAGGGCGTCGCCCACGCCGAAATCGAGGAGTACGACCTCGCAATCGGCGCGTACCGCGAGGCGTTGGACATCGACGATTCGAGCGAGTACGCCGCCACCGCCGAGACGAACCTCGCGTACGCCCTCTGGGAGTCGGGCCGCTCCGAGCAGGCACTCGAACACGCCGAACGCGCCGTCGAACTCGACGAGCGGTTCGCCCGCGCGTGGTACAACCGCGGCTTCTTCCTGCTGGAGCGGGGCCTCGCAGAGGACGCGCTGAACTCCTTCGACAACGCCATCCGCCTCGGCCACCGGAGCGTCGACATCCTCGAAGAGAAGGCGCGCGCGCTCGAAGAACTCGGGAAGCACGAACGGGCCGAAGAGGTCGCCCAAGAGGCGGAGGAGCGTCGCCAGCAGGCCGAGGAAGAACTCGTCAGCGAGTGA
- a CDS encoding HPP family protein has protein sequence METRVARVTVRATVLLAVTAVVAVVTGLPFVFPSLGPSAYALATARERAVVTPDVVLGGHAIVVVAGLLAYHALAPGLTVTADLGAFSVPTARLGASGVVSVGLTTAGMLVTDRVHPPACATTLIVALGILPTVRESVVVLVAVACLLAADAATTALAARVTMLTNRMAA, from the coding sequence ATGGAGACGCGCGTCGCCCGGGTGACCGTTCGTGCCACGGTCCTGTTGGCCGTGACGGCGGTGGTCGCCGTCGTCACCGGCCTGCCGTTCGTCTTCCCCAGTCTCGGGCCGTCGGCGTACGCGCTCGCCACCGCACGCGAGCGGGCAGTCGTCACGCCGGACGTGGTCCTCGGCGGGCACGCCATCGTGGTCGTCGCCGGCCTGCTCGCGTATCACGCGCTGGCACCGGGACTGACCGTCACTGCGGACCTCGGGGCGTTCTCGGTGCCGACGGCTCGCCTCGGGGCCAGCGGGGTGGTGTCAGTGGGGCTGACCACCGCCGGGATGCTCGTCACCGACCGAGTCCACCCACCGGCGTGTGCGACGACGCTCATCGTCGCGCTCGGCATCCTCCCGACGGTCCGTGAGAGCGTGGTCGTCCTCGTCGCCGTCGCCTGTCTCCTCGCGGCCGACGCCGCGACGACCGCACTCGCCGCCCGGGTGACGATGCTTACAAACCGGATGGCGGCGTAG
- a CDS encoding DUF424 domain-containing protein has protein sequence MLLNERSTDEGTLVSVCDPDVLGETFEDGPVSLTVEADFYDGEQVGEEAVVESLAQCAVANIVGTESVALAVEHGFVEEENVLDIEGTRHAQLLRMG, from the coding sequence ATGCTCCTGAACGAACGGTCGACCGACGAGGGAACGCTCGTCTCGGTGTGTGACCCGGATGTCCTCGGGGAGACGTTCGAGGACGGCCCCGTCTCGCTGACCGTCGAGGCGGACTTCTACGACGGCGAACAGGTCGGCGAGGAGGCAGTCGTCGAGAGCCTCGCACAGTGTGCGGTCGCCAACATCGTCGGCACCGAATCGGTCGCGCTGGCGGTCGAACACGGCTTCGTCGAGGAGGAGAACGTCCTCGACATCGAGGGCACGCGCCACGCCCAGTTGCTGCGGATGGGGTGA
- the thpR gene encoding RNA 2',3'-cyclic phosphodiesterase — protein MGKRLFVSVDLDGLAEEVAAVQDLFGDLLGLKVTDPEQAHVTLKFLGETDPDRTDEVVAALERAVEASGVDPFRAEFGGLGVFPSLDYISVVWLGVRDGDAELTRLHEAIEPRLVDLGFDEEAHEFTPHVTLARMDHAGGKERVQTLVRERDPTVGHLQVSEIRLTESQLAADGPTYSTLARVGL, from the coding sequence ATGGGCAAGCGGCTGTTCGTCAGCGTCGACCTCGACGGGCTGGCCGAGGAGGTGGCGGCGGTACAGGACCTGTTCGGGGACCTGCTGGGTCTGAAGGTCACCGACCCCGAGCAGGCACACGTCACGCTGAAGTTCCTCGGGGAGACGGACCCCGACCGGACGGACGAGGTGGTCGCGGCCCTCGAACGGGCGGTCGAGGCGTCGGGCGTCGACCCCTTCCGTGCCGAGTTCGGTGGCCTCGGCGTGTTCCCGTCGCTCGACTACATCAGCGTCGTCTGGCTGGGCGTCCGGGACGGGGACGCGGAACTGACGCGACTCCACGAGGCCATCGAGCCACGGCTGGTCGACCTCGGCTTCGACGAGGAAGCACACGAGTTCACGCCACACGTCACGCTCGCACGGATGGACCACGCGGGCGGAAAAGAGCGAGTGCAGACGCTGGTCCGCGAGCGCGACCCGACGGTGGGACACCTGCAGGTGTCGGAGATTCGCCTGACCGAGAGCCAGCTGGCCGCCGACGGTCCGACGTACTCGACGCTCGCCCGGGTCGGCCTGTGA
- a CDS encoding 50S ribosomal protein L31e, whose product MSASDFEERVITVPLRDAKAEAKHKRADKAMTLLREHLAKNFSVSEDEVRLDPSINEAIWEQGRKKPPSKLRVRAARFEEEGESVVEAETA is encoded by the coding sequence ATGAGCGCAAGCGACTTCGAGGAGCGAGTCATCACCGTCCCGCTCCGTGACGCGAAGGCAGAGGCAAAGCACAAGCGTGCGGACAAGGCCATGACGCTCCTCCGCGAGCACTTGGCCAAGAACTTCAGCGTCTCGGAAGACGAGGTTCGACTCGACCCCTCTATCAACGAGGCTATCTGGGAACAGGGTCGCAAGAAACCGCCGAGCAAGCTCCGGGTCCGTGCGGCCCGCTTCGAGGAAGAGGGCGAGAGCGTCGTCGAAGCCGAGACGGCGTAA
- a CDS encoding AI-2E family transporter has product MPPDRRRVLLVLFSITAVVAAVVLAEVMATVFFAITVAYVLYPVRRWLVTHGRSRRVSAAVASLVGLVAAVVAIVPIFGALYVRRSSFLEFIRSLPAQVPVEAFGFEYVVDVSDAFVTIQRGVTQLAVELASAAPVLALKATLFVLLVYALLLRPRDIRRAVLALVPAVYHDVVLAFHERTRATLNALYVLQAATAFATFCIAYPVFAVLGYESSLVLAVLAGILQFVPVVGPSAVVVALAAYQVVAGDTAAAILVLTLGLVLVGFLPDALIRPRLASLTAGMPGSLYFVGFTGGVLTVGLVGFIAGPLVIAYLLEAGAILNTETGGTPSGE; this is encoded by the coding sequence GTGCCACCGGACCGCCGCCGTGTGCTGCTCGTCCTGTTCAGTATCACGGCCGTCGTCGCGGCGGTCGTTCTCGCGGAAGTGATGGCGACGGTGTTCTTCGCCATCACCGTCGCGTACGTCCTCTATCCGGTGCGGCGGTGGTTGGTCACCCACGGCCGCTCCCGGCGGGTGTCGGCCGCAGTCGCGTCGCTCGTCGGCCTCGTGGCTGCGGTCGTCGCTATCGTCCCCATCTTCGGCGCGCTGTACGTGCGGCGGAGTTCGTTCCTCGAGTTCATCCGGAGTCTCCCCGCACAGGTGCCGGTGGAGGCGTTCGGGTTCGAGTACGTCGTCGACGTGAGTGACGCCTTCGTAACCATCCAGCGCGGCGTCACACAACTCGCCGTCGAACTGGCCAGTGCCGCGCCGGTGCTGGCACTGAAGGCGACGCTGTTCGTGCTGCTGGTGTACGCGCTCCTGTTACGTCCCCGTGACATCAGGCGGGCGGTGTTGGCACTCGTCCCGGCGGTGTATCACGACGTGGTACTCGCGTTCCACGAGCGGACGCGCGCGACGCTGAACGCGCTGTACGTGTTGCAGGCGGCGACGGCCTTCGCCACCTTCTGCATCGCCTACCCCGTGTTCGCCGTCCTCGGGTACGAGTCGTCGTTGGTTCTCGCCGTCCTCGCCGGCATCCTCCAGTTCGTCCCCGTCGTCGGCCCGAGTGCCGTCGTCGTCGCGCTCGCCGCCTATCAGGTCGTCGCCGGTGACACCGCCGCGGCAATCCTCGTGTTGACGCTCGGGTTGGTCCTCGTCGGGTTCCTCCCCGACGCGCTCATCCGGCCGCGCTTGGCGTCGCTGACCGCCGGGATGCCGGGAAGTCTCTACTTCGTCGGCTTCACCGGCGGCGTTCTCACCGTCGGTCTCGTCGGTTTCATCGCGGGTCCGCTCGTCATCGCGTACCTGCTGGAGGCGGGCGCGATTCTCAACACCGAGACCGGCGGCACGCCATCGGGGGAGTGA